The DNA region ATTGATATGCATTTAATGCATAATGATTTTTGTTCAAACGTCATTGCACATCATGGATGTAATTATGCATAAATGAAAATTGATTGTCTACAGTTCTAGATAAcagtgaaaaaaatactttaaaatgtgTACTTTTATTGCACTCTATCACCCTATTGATATCCCACTTGTGAATGTGCTTCAATATAAGCACACAGTATCTTAAACATTTCATActtgtattttaattgtattccCACTAGAAGCTTAACAGTACACACATATGAGTGATATGCATAATATGCATCAGTGATATGCAAAATCTAAAACAAATTGGTCTTGGTACATTTTTTGTTATGATCATAATAAAATGAACCAATGCTAAGGGAGAATGTTCTCTGATTTTGCAGTAGTCCGTAAGCATGGGAAGTTTCTGTCCTTTCTTCGGATGTTCTTCAACACTCGTCCTCCACGGAACCAGTTGAAACAGTCTGGGATTGTCAAGGAGAGGGTGTTCGGTTGTGATCTGGGGGAACACCTGCTCAATTCAGGGCATGATGGTAAATCAGTCTGTTCAATGTCATAGTGTTCAAGAAAAAAGCCAAATGACTTTCAAGGTTGCATAGgagtaatatcatttttatgacTTTCATCCTGTATATTTATTGACCTAAAGGTCTAGGTCACacttaagttttttttcctAACTATTTTCCATTCAATTAAGACaaaatgaacttttaaaacATGACACAGAGTTATGTTGACTGGCAAAATCATGAGTAATATTTTTTGAGATGTAGTATAAATATGTGCTAATTCTTTTGACTTTTCAGTTCCTCTTGTGCTGAAATGCTGCTCTGCATTTATTGAGGAGATGGGCATTGTTGATGGGATATACAGACTTTCTGGAATCACATCAAACATACAGAAATTAAGGTTAGTTCATTCTTTGTTAAGTAATCATTTGTCATGAATTGcgataaaaagtaaaaaaacaaaaaaacaaaaaaacaaaactgtaaGAAATGTATAACAGGAAGAGACACCCTATCAGATACACTTAAATCCCACCCTTTGCTAATTGTTTTCTGTTGACGACAGACTTGCTTTTGATGAGGATCGAGTTCCTGACCTAACAGAAGAGATATACCTACAAGACATTCACTGCATCAGCTCACTGCTCAAGATGTACTTCAGGGAACTCCCTAATCCTCTGCTGACCTACCAGCTCTACGACAAGTTTGCTGTAAGTCCACAAGTCTGCAAGTGTTTAATGCATGGTATAGACTCAGTTGAGATGAAGTTCACCTTGAATAGAGATGTGCAGAAGGCTAgctttttttgtaaacaaagatttgacttattatttttttgttgttggtttatttgttttattgataaacTGAAAAAACCATAAGGTGGAAATGTTATTTTGGAGCAAGGATTATTTTCTggattttgtatttgttttgaaCACTTGAGAGAATTAGATGATCCAATTTATGTCTGTTTATAGGACGCAGTGCGAGATGAAGACAATAAACTGTGGAAGATCCATGATGTCGTCCAACAACTTCCTCCACCTCATTACAGGTGTGTAACTTAACGAAGTCTAGATTTACAGTGCATGTACATTGAGTGATTCTGTACTCGGTTTATGTTGGATATCATATtagttatgatttttattttggtttccATTTCGTGTAAGTGTGTACTGTAATTGTTCTGCATTATACGATTTTCATTTACTTCCAGGACTGCTGAGTTCTTGATGCGCCATCTAGCAAAAGTTGCAGCATTTGGGAAGGAAACTGGTATGCATTCCAAGAATCTGGCCATTGTGTGGGCCCCAAATCTTCTCAGGTACAAGTGGTTTCAATTCTCTTTGATGTTGGCTCACATCTATTCCCTAATCATGCAGTAAGGACAGTACATTCACCCCTCACACTTTGTGTTGTAGGTCAAAGGAGCTGGAGTGTGGGGGAGGAGCAGCAGCCCTGCAGGGGGTGGGGATCCAGGCAGTCGTCACTGAATGCTTGATTGTTTATGCAGACCTTATCTTCAGTGACAAACTTCCATCATATTCCTCTCCAGAATTGAAACGTAAGGATTACTTTGCTTAAATTGCATAGCTAAGTATATTCATGTAAATGGAAGTAACTTTTAGAGAATAAAAGAAGGTAGGTTTcattttcatagaatttgaacaaactatTTTTAGCCTCAAGGAAAAAGCCAAGACCCAAATCTCTAGCAATTTCCACGCCCACAAAGTTGATAACCTTGGAAGAAGCAAGGGAGAGGGCCCTTTCGGCCAGTCTTCGTCCTCCACACCAGAAATACATTGATGTGGGCAGTGGGCCCAAAGGCTTACCTGAGAAGTACCACACAGTACTGGATCTACCTGGCTACAGGTAAGATATAGAGTATAGCATACATTGTGCTTAAAAGGACTTTTTATttcgttgatattttctttgattttgtatttaGGAAGACAAGACTTTTTAAGTTATAAACTTGAAAGCACAAGAACAAATTATCCATTGTTTGTTTGTAGGAAGAAGATGCCTCTTAAGGAGGTTGGAAATTTGAAAGCCAAAAAATCTCCTAGTGGATGGAGGTCCATATTTTCTAAGGGAAACCGACAAAGCAGCATCAAACACAAAAATCACAAAAGTGGATTATCACGTAAGAAGGACCTTCTGAATTTTATTCCTATATCAATTATTAatatgacctttttttttttttagattttttacaATTCACATTCCTTAAAAATCATTCAAGTATTGGAATATTTAGTTTGATATTTTCTGTGTAATGGCTTTGTAGAATCCTTGGGCACTGGAATGGAGAGAAAGGCCATCACAGAGGAGGATGTTCAGACCTGGAAGAGGAGGCGACTAAGAGGAGCGAAGAGTGCCGAGTCTCTCCTTGTCCTTCCTCAGTCCTCCTCCATTGACAGTACCAAGAGGATGTCCAGGCTTGTGGATGAGAACATGCTCATGAAAATGTTCCAAGGTAAAGTCAAATCTTCTTACTGTGTATATAAAGCAAGTTATTGTGTGTATTTTGAAGGAGATGCACACAGCTATGCTTTTAAAGAGttatcaagattttttaattttactgaaTCAAGAACTGTTAGGATGAAAATAATTGCTAGTTTGtgtagtttttagaagaaatataataaataattattatttttgtgtatgtgttaaaaaaaagattactgtggtttcatcaatattcgttgatcaccaattttcgtggatttcgttgtttagtttatccatgaaattaaattttcattgaaatgcaatttgtactaataatttgtattgatagggtcactggccacgaatttacgtatccgtgaaactgtgattttcattttatccacaaaaattgatacccttgaatattaatgaaactacaGTAATTGTATTTTTGTGTATGTTATAGGCAAACATTACCCTgtaattgtaatttttgtaaCTGTTTTAGAAGAAGAAGGCCGGCGACCTTTAGGTCACAAGAGATCTCTATCCTCAGAGTCCCCTAGGAGCCTCATGCATACAGAGGAGGCTGTAACCTACCCTAGCTACATTGTGGCTGGATCTAGAGAAATGGCAATTGATGTGTATGATCTGAAAGGTATTTGTTTTTGGTAGTTGTAATTTACCAGATATTTGAGtgaaatacaaattattttgagACATGTTGatgtaaaaattgtatatatgtgtCAATTGTTTTTGTAGATTGTGTTGAGAATGAAAACCCTGAGAAAAGGAAACAGAAGCAAACCTTTGTTCGTTCTGAGCCAAAGAGGAGAGTTGTATCACATAGGAGGACCCCCTCAGCACCTCTCAGTCCTAAACTTGATGACTCCCGCGAAAAAAGCAGGAGTCCAAAAATGTCAAAGCAAAAGGGCATCTCACAAAGTGTTATTGAAATAGAGCATCGAGGAACAGAGGGACTGAGAGAAAATCTTATGTCATCTTCCATTGACGCAGAAAAATTTGTGTTACACATGGATGACAAAGACTTGCTAAAACCAATCGATCAAAAGAGCAAAAGCCCCTCAAGTGACAGTCGGAGACTTAGGAAATCACCACAGAGAGATTCAAAGGAAATGTCTGCTTCTCCTAAAGAACAGAGAAAGACCTTAGACATTAGTGACAAACTACAGAGGAAGGACGAAGTGATCGATTTACCAGAGAGTCCTGGAGCTAGAAGGAAGAACTGGCTAAGCAGTTCATCTTCCACCCCCTCCACAACTCCAGATGAACCTCCATTACATCAGTATTTCTCCAGACATCACGACTATGCAGAAATCTCAAACAGTGAAAGTGAACTTATCGACAACATCCAGTCATCTTCTACCTTAAAGGCAGAGGAAAACGCAAACCGATTATCGGACAATTACGACAATGTGGATAATGCAATGTTTTTTCTTCCATCAGATGACACGGATCTACTGCAGTCCATTGATCAGGCAACACAGTCTATTAATCAAGCTTTGGACAACACTGTAACCTCATATTCCTAcagcgaaagtgaaacaaactTTTCCTCTGTGGAGTTTTCAAAGAGTAGAACTAATGAATGTTCTAGAATGTCGAAGTGTTTAAGTGTCCCCTCTGACATTCAAAAATCTCTTGAAAACCTAACCTCTGGAAGCCAAACTGACTTGTTATCTTCCATAACTTTAAGTGAAGTATCTACTTCCATAGACAGTTTCAGTCTCAGTGAGGAAACCAGTTCTGGTGCTGACAGAAAGCGTCGGAGTGCCTCACTGGACAGTCTGACCGAATCACCACTCACACGAACATTGATAGAAATCAATGCTCAGATAGACCAGGCCTTCAAGAACGAAGTCCAAAAAGCAAAGAAACTGAAAGAGGAAAAAAGTTTGTCAATCGATTCTGGTGACTTCAAGGAAGAGATTGCAACAAGTATGTATGAATCTGCCAACCAAGACTCAAATACATTCGTGGACAGACCTGCTGCTGAAGTACAAGTTGTTGAAACTCCAAGATTAATTCGTGCTCCATTACGTAGTGCCAAAGACCAAAACTTTTCATTAAATGTGGGGAAGTCTGCTGAATCTACAAACATTTCATCATCATATCAAACCAAAACACACACTCCTGAGGAGCATTTAGTTGCTTTTTCCTCTGTACAGCAAGTTCACAGTGCTTCATCAGAATCCAGAATAATCTCACCCCAAGAATCTCCCAAGCAAAACCTAAAAGGATCTGCCTCATCCCTCATTTCTATGTCACCTTTGTCGAGTCCAGTCATGGCAAGGACAGGAAGTTCTCCCATGTCAAGTCCTGTTCAGAGACGCCCAAAACGTTCACAACCAGACACCCCCACCCAGCCCTGGGCCCAAGACAGTCCAATCTCTAGTCCTGGTGCTGCTCAGGGGGGTTACGTTTCACCATTAATGAGTCCAGCTAGCTCAGACCAATCCTTTGATTACGATTCTCAACAGAGAAAAATGCTGTCCAGGAGAGGAAAAGTGACTTTTGATTTGTCTGATGATGATCTCTATTTTCTTTCACAACAAGGAAAGAAGAGAGAAACACTTAAAAGATCTGACTCTAATTCATCCTCTTCAACTGTATCTAGTCTTTCGAGTCCAGAGGCCCGGGTAAAACAAACCTCCAAACCTGACAATTCTCCTTCTGCAATTCCAAAGCAGTCAGCTAAAAGAGATTTTCCACATTTATTGCTCTCTTCCTCAAACACTGATACAAAATCCACTTCTAGTCCACGTTCTCCTCGCAACCAGCCAAGATGGGAAGATTTGGCTGGGCTTAACCAAGATTTTCGAGCAATGGCTGGTTTAGATAAATCATCCAACAAACCACAAGGAAAATCAAAAGAAGGGAAGTCAACTACACCACTGACAAAATCTTCATCAAACCATGAAAACTTAGATTCTTCTTTTGACAAAAAGATTCATGACCTTTCCAATTTTAATGAACTCTGGAAAACCCAGCTTGCACCAACTGGTGATGTGTGTAGATTAACTGATAATAGAGACAATGGTCATGGTGGGAATAAACACCAGTTAAAGAGATCTGTGACATTACCAGCTTCCATGGAAGTGCCGCAGACATTTGACCAGAGGGACCACAGCCCAGAGTGTAGCACAGAAGAAAGGACTGTCGTGGAGCATAAACCAATGATCAAAAAAAGTTTGACAGACTGTGATCTCCCTCAAATAAAACACTGTAGTATTGTAACACAGGGAAGCACAGACACTTCCTCAAGTTCTGAAATGCATTTATGTGAATCTGGAGCAAGTCTTGTGGTGCATGAAGAAAACAGTATGGATAGTCAAGTGAATATATGTAGGAGTGAAAGTTACAACCTAGCTGTGGGACATTCAGTGGGAAGAAATGACATCCAGGACAAGgagcaaacaaacaaaccagCACAGATTGGAAAGAAAATCAACAAAACCCACAAGGTTGATGGGAAAGATGTTGTATTGAATATGCCAGTTCTACCCCCTTTGGAGTTGTCTGGATTCCCCAAGTTTGAAAACTCAGATCAAGTTCCCATAACTGGTGCTTCCAAGCTAAGCtgtgataaaaatgaaaaagctGGCAATTGCAATGATTTGTTGGGAGGTGAAGCAAGCTTCCCTGTAAACTTGTCTGACAGTTATTATGACAATTCAGATATGAATACATATGGAGGCGACAACTCTTTAAATGATACAAATTCATTTGGAGGTCATAGCAGTATGATGGATGAGATTGACATCAATGAAAGTTGTTTTGGAATTCCAACACATCAGAATCTCAGCAATGAAATAAGAGAGAAAATGCAAGATCGATTCAAAGTGAAGGATCATAGCTCTACATTTAATGACACCATACAACCAGGACTTAATGTTCGCGAATTCCCAGATCACATGGTAATCGATGAAAATTACGACCATCCTCATGGAATGGACGTTGATGCTTCAGTGCTGGCTACTGGGTACACATCCATAACCAGACCAGCAGAAGACATTCAGATGTTGTCACAAGGGCCACTGATCACTGCAGAACCGTTTGTGGTTGAACAGATTGAACCAGTTAGTCAAATGGTTCATCCCATTGATAATTCTGAGGAAGAGGCACAGAATGCAATCAATGCAGACAAAGAGTTCAATATGACACTTCAAACATCATTGAATCAGAATGCCTTCTTTAAACCTTCGTGTGACAGAGAGACTGCCATGGAAACTGACATCTGCAGCAGTGTCAGTGGACCACTTCCTCAGCTTCCCCCTCCAGAACAGGAGTTCCTAGAAGTTCGTAGACCACGTGTCATGAAAACTAAATCAAAAACTCTCTCAAGTGAAGGGAGTTCAGAGAAAGGTGAAAACGAGGTGATAGTGGAGCATAGAGcaagttttaagaaaaaagcCCCTGTTCCTCTGCCAACCTCCAAATCAAGAAAAGAGTGCAAACAACCAATGGAAGCACTTGATTTCTCTGACTTGAATGATGATGTTTTTGTCGATGATGTAAAGTCAAATATAACCAGTAGCAAATTAGTTAGTCGTGTTCATCATAAATCTGTAGCAGAAAGATGTGTTGGAAATTTTCCAGCTTTAGAAGAGCCCCCTAACCGTAGTTCTCTGGATGAATCTGTCCTGCAGATGGCTTCATCACGTCATGATGATTTCACAGAGGAAGACGGTCAAACAGAAGATGTCAGGTTTACAAAAGCTCACAAGTCAACAAAGTTGCAAAGTCTTAAGGAACTGTTTGAAAAGTCATGTAAAGAAAGtgcagaaaaattcaaaatggccAGTACTACATCTCAAGAAAATTTAGTTTGCTTGCCGACCCCAGAGTCCCCTCAAGACACAAGTAGAATTGTGAATGCTAGAGCTTCGTTTGGAAAACAGAAGTCTTATTCACAGATTGAGCAATCAGGATTTGAACAGATTGGTGCATGTGGTCCTGCATTGGATAATTTCAATGTCCCAGGAAACAGGAGAAGCATTTCGACAGATGTGGGTTATGAATtccaaatttcaaaaaatattggaataagaagtgaaaaaattgataaatctgTTGCAATAGGGAAGCCTCCTAAACATAGGAGTGTTTCAAAGACAAGGACTGGTAGTGAGTCATCCATGTGCGAGTCTGACATGAGGACAAGGTCTTCTCGATCTGTTGATGGATCTCCAAAGTTTGCTCGAGAGGGATCTCTTAGTTCAAAAAGTTCGCCAAAATCTCAGAGAGACTCCTCTCCCTTTAGCCAAATTTCATCAGATGACTCCCCTCGAGGAATTCGTCGGTGTTCCGAAGAAAGCTCACCTCGAAGTATTCGGCATCAGTCTTCCGAGGAAAACTCACCCAAAATTCTAAGGGTCAAATCTGATGGCTCTCCCAGGGGAACAAGGCATGTTTCCTTTCAGAGCCACAATCAGTCTATAACAACCTCACAAGGTGCGTCTGGGAGTGGCGTGGTGGTGGTTAGCTCAGAGAAAAACGAAAGAATGACCAAGTCATGTTCAGTGTTAAACACTTCACCCCAAGGTGCATCCAGAGGTAGTGGTCCAGAGGATGTGATGAGCAGGTCTCTGACATTAGAACATTCTCATTCTCTAGAGGAAGCCACATCTCATCTCAAAAGAAGAGGGAGCATTAAAGAGCTCATGCATTTTTTCGAAAGTAAGCAGGAAGGGATTGATGAAGAACCACGACAGGTCGGTCGACAGCGTGTTCACAGTGTTTCGCCAACTTTAGGACTAAGACAATCCAACTCGCGATCTTCTGAATCTTTGACCCTTGTTAATGTCCGTCATAGTTTAGAGTTGCCATCATCAAGTGGTCTATCAACCCTGGAGGGGATGTCGAGACCACAACCAGTTCGAATGGGTCCTAAGCCATTTTACAGTGTCAAAAACAATTGATTTCAAGTGCTTTGTACAATGCATAAAAATAGGGTTTCAATCTGAAATATTACTTAGGGACCACACCTAATCAATATAGCAATAATATTTTCCTTGATATtctcattaatatgaatttccTAGAActgatacatttttaaaatcattaaaacacAAGTTGTGTGGCAATGTGCAATAGTGAAGTTTTAGAAAGCAGcattttttactgtttttacaCCCATTCCAACTATGATAACATTGACATAGTACAGTTTATTTCCTTTGgcttcatttatatttttctttgatggtTAGTTTATTGTGCAGTATTATTTTTGGGTAtttaaatttcagtttttaactGTCTTTTGAGTTGATGATTATGTCATAAGTCAGAAAGTAGACCATGCACTGCCATGTAGGTAATTGCTGTAAATGCCACTTCATCTTTATAGTAGAGTAACTGTGTAGGAGGCTAGCTGGACTTTCACATGACAGCTTCTGTATccagtgtatatatacatgtatacaacatgATAGATATTTGCCATGTATTCTCTCTAgtcagtatttatttattttttgtttatgtgtATTTGTTAGCAACACTCTTATAGAACTATGTGAACGTGGTATTTTGccctatgtatatataatgtaaaaataccCTCTTCCTAATAAATCCTTTGTATTTGTGATCACATGCAGATGGTTGTATTGAGCGGTTGTAAATCCTGCTCACAAATGAAAGAGTAAAAAGTCATTATCTGAAAAGAATCCTATCATTTCCTCCCCCTGGTAGCTCAgatcaaatactagtataaaCGGGAGTTCCTTACCATAATGAAATTGTCTGTCATCATCAGATAGTTTATTCTAGTTGGTTGATTTAGTGTGCTTTTGTTCATTGGTCATGTGTGAGAGTTTTCCCCCTTCCTGTATTACATGTGattgtatgtttattttctgcACTTCCATGTACTATACCTGTATTTGTATGGGTAAAGATTCTCAAGTGCTTATGGCAGGGTCCCAGTGTAAAAGATTGGGATTTTTagcataatatttattttttattccatATTTCATTATCAGAATGTGTAAAACCTCACAAACAGGCAATAAACTGGTGATTAATAAATATTGCAAAACATTACCTGTGTGCatttgtattactgttatatGATTTTTGATTAGTTAAAGTGATTAGTTGCATACACCTAAAATACTGTCTCACTGTAAAAAGTTACATGAAACAATCAGCTGAAATTTGgagttatagtctgtcccaagatatttatgcaacacatttggacgatttttaatgaaatacacatacctgtgaaagaagtgcaattgaaatagttgaaagggataatttcattgacacattatcatctttcactcagaaaaattcacaggaacgaaaactgATTCCTTACAGAATTTATAATGGGGaaagtttacatcttttctccattcggaatacatcgcacaatttttcaatgttaacatctgggcttgctgcaatgcaaaatccccatagacatcacattttttagcattgtattgaaacgtGATAAGCTAACGGGGGCTTTTcaactgagaaatcttggaaatttttcatacttttgaacaTCGTTTGATGCCCAAAGGATTTAAATACAAACATCGaacaattaagcaaaatgtgactCCAGGATATCTTTGGACAGAGTATGGCTGTCAGTAGAATAAACTTTTCGCCACATGGAAATTTCAGGATAATCTTATGGTCTTGAAGTATTGTTTGAACATTTCTCCACCTTGAAGGCTATACAATGTACGGTACTGCAAAATCCAcattaactaatttttttatttctcgtATTTAAATTATTGCtcttttacaaaattttcatttcctgCCAATGCCTTAATAATCCACAGAACAATTTGATTAAATCTGGTTTCTGTCATCACATTCTGTTTTTGAACCTGCTCATTAGATgtaatggaaaaaaatttattcGTAAGAAACTATTGTTCTAAGATGTAATGACATTGCTCAATACTCTACGTGTATCAAAGAATTACCaagtataattattaatttc from Crassostrea angulata isolate pt1a10 chromosome 7, ASM2561291v2, whole genome shotgun sequence includes:
- the LOC128192064 gene encoding uncharacterized protein LOC128192064 isoform X3 is translated as MAFEVQNIYSTPQIPRKRPCLRPRRMTLIDLRNVRVDEDDNQPYRKCSTATIRSEGTGTQYYSKHGGIQHMYDSSDTSSLDSFKSNSSCMRIRRVSSSVDGSTRFPRLQECAHFHYDVVELPNFQACLSDEEQENFHHVVGEEEGGAFLIKITCGNKCWMVKRTLKNFCMLDRQLHKCIFDRKFSRLPELQKSDEEKSPKEMELFLQAYLKRFSDIAGSMINCGSVLNWFEIDNRGNRLLVVDDSGINTPAIAAAHAVKRYTSQAIDEISLEVGDIVSVIDMPSTDDTIWWRGKRGFEVGFFPAECVEVIGDKIPASVQSMVPLNSNIVRKHGKFLSFLRMFFNTRPPRNQLKQSGIVKERVFGCDLGEHLLNSGHDVPLVLKCCSAFIEEMGIVDGIYRLSGITSNIQKLRLAFDEDRVPDLTEEIYLQDIHCISSLLKMYFRELPNPLLTYQLYDKFADAVRDEDNKLWKIHDVVQQLPPPHYRTAEFLMRHLAKVAAFGKETGMHSKNLAIVWAPNLLRSKELECGGGAAALQGVGIQAVVTECLIVYADLIFSDKLPSYSSPELKPSRKKPRPKSLAISTPTKLITLEEARERALSASLRPPHQKYIDVGSGPKGLPEKYHTVLDLPGYRKKMPLKEVGNLKAKKSPSGWRSIFSKGNRQSSIKHKNHKSGLSQSLGTGMERKAITEEDVQTWKRRRLRGAKSAESLLVLPQSSSIDSTKRMSRLVDENMLMKMFQEEEGRRPLGHKRSLSSESPRSLMHTEEAVTYPSYIVAGSREMAIDVYDLKDCVENENPEKRKQKQTFVRSEPKRRVVSHRRTPSAPLSPKLDDSREKSRSPKMSKQKGISQSVIEIEHRGTEGLRENLMSSSIDAEKFVLHMDDKDLLKPIDQKSKSPSSDSRRLRKSPQRDSKEMSASPKEQRKTLDISDKLQRKDEVIDLPESPGARRKNWLSSSSSTPSTTPDEPPLHQYFSRHHDYAEISNSESELIDNIQSSSTLKAEENANRLSDNYDNVDNAMFFLPSDDTDLLQSIDQATQSINQALDNTVTSYSYSESETNFSSVEFSKSRTNECSRMSKCLSVPSDIQKSLENLTSGSQTDLLSSITLSEVSTSIDSFSLSEETSSGADRKRRSASLDSLTESPLTRTLIEINAQIDQAFKNEVQKAKKLKEEKSLSIDSGDFKEEIATSMYESANQDSNTFVDRPAAEVQVVETPRLIRAPLRSAKDQNFSLNVGKSAESTNISSSYQTKTHTPEEHLVAFSSVQQVHSASSESRIISPQESPKQNLKGSASSLISMSPLSSPVMARTGSSPMSSPVQRRPKRSQPDTPTQPWAQDSPISSPGAAQGGYVSPLMSPASSDQSFDYDSQQRKMLSRRGKVTFDLSDDDLYFLSQQGKKRETLKRSDSNSSSSTVSSLSSPEARVKQTSKPDNSPSAIPKQSAKRDFPHLLLSSSNTDTKSTSSPRSPRNQPRWEDLAGLNQDFRAMAGLDKSSNKPQGKSKEGKSTTPLTKSSSNHENLDSSFDKKIHDLSNFNELWKTQLAPTGDVCRLTDNRDNGHGGNKHQLKRSVTLPASMEVPQTFDQRDHSPECSTEERTVVEHKPMIKKSLTDCDLPQIKHCSIVTQGSTDTSSSSEMHLCESGASLVVHEENSMDSQVNICRSESYNLAVGHSVGRNDIQDKEQTNKPAQIGKKINKTHKVDGKDVVLNMPVLPPLELSGFPKFENSDQVPITGASKLSCDKNEKAGNCNDLLGGEASFPVNLSDSYYDNSDMNTYGGDNSLNDTNSFGGHSSMMDEIDINESCFGIPTHQNLSNEIREKMQDRFKVKDHSSTFNDTIQPGLNVREFPDHMVIDENYDHPHGMDVDASVLATGYTSITRPAEDIQMLSQGPLITAEPFVVEQIEPVSQMVHPIDNSEEEAQNAINADKEFNMTLQTSLNQNAFFKPSCDRETAMETDICSSVSGPLPQLPPPEQEFLEVRRPRVMKTKSKTLSSEGSSEKGENEVIVEHRASFKKKAPVPLPTSKSRKECKQPMEALDFSDLNDDVFVDDVKSNITSSKLVSRVHHKSVAERCVGNFPALEEPPNRSSLDESVLQMASSRHDDFTEEDGQTEDVRFTKAHKSTKLQSLKELFEKSCKESAEKFKMASTTSQENLVCLPTPESPQDTSRIVNARASFGKQKSYSQIEQSGFEQIGACGPALDNFNVPGNRRSISTDVGYEFQISKNIGIRSEKIDKSVAIGKPPKHRSVSKTRTGSESSMCESDMRTRSSRSVDGSPKFAREGSLSSKSSPKSQRDSSPFSQISSDDSPRGIRRCSEESSPRSIRHQSSEENSPKILRVKSDGSPRGTRHVSFQSHNQSITTSQGASGSGVVVVSSEKNERMTKSCSVLNTSPQGASRGSGPEDVMSRSLTLEHSHSLEEATSHLKRRGSIKELMHFFESKQEGIDEEPRQVGRQRVHSVSPTLGLRQSNSRSSESLTLVNVRHSLELPSSSGLSTLEGMSRPQPVRMGPKPFYSVKNN